The Legionella cincinnatiensis genome includes a region encoding these proteins:
- a CDS encoding FAD-binding oxidoreductase, producing MNSKKQILSNFSRAKSQSFCLRPDNEEQLAHYIAHNPQQNLLMRGSGLSYNDSCFNTNGYVLDSERLNHFIDFDSQTGIVTCQGGVLLKDLFLLNPDFIPPVLPGTVHATVAGGIAHDVHGKNNHKEGSFGHHLISFDLLIGHKKIHCNRHTNSDLFHATIAGLGLTGVITRATLRLKKASRFILAKHMQFQSLQELIEFMLTHGVHYDYQVAWLDLLNPKPCAILSIANHCEPLNIKEYKPYTIPKIPFSLIKPWNMKLFNRYFFKSKKEEEKLTLEQFNNPLDKIKHWNRLYGPKGLVQFQAVFDTANAITILDHLIQIMRTSNATPTLAVLKLFSRSGDGLLSFCKPGFTLAVDFIHNSAAKQAISSMNQLIIELNGRVYLAKDSLLNEEQYKKMYENHAQFSEILKHHACTMHSDLATRLGITK from the coding sequence ATGAACAGCAAAAAACAAATTCTCTCTAATTTCAGCCGTGCAAAAAGCCAATCTTTTTGCTTACGTCCTGATAATGAAGAACAGCTTGCTCATTATATTGCTCATAATCCGCAACAAAACCTGCTCATGCGTGGTTCAGGGTTAAGCTATAATGACAGTTGCTTTAATACTAATGGTTATGTTCTCGACAGTGAACGATTGAATCATTTTATTGATTTTGATTCTCAAACTGGTATTGTTACCTGTCAAGGTGGAGTACTGCTTAAAGACTTATTTTTATTAAATCCCGATTTCATTCCTCCAGTTCTTCCTGGTACCGTACACGCCACTGTTGCAGGAGGGATCGCTCACGATGTTCATGGTAAAAATAATCATAAAGAAGGTAGTTTTGGACATCATCTTATTAGCTTTGATTTGTTAATTGGCCATAAAAAAATCCATTGCAACCGCCATACAAATAGTGATTTATTTCATGCCACAATCGCCGGTTTAGGGCTTACTGGAGTTATTACTCGTGCCACCCTGAGACTTAAAAAAGCCTCCCGGTTTATTTTAGCAAAACACATGCAATTTCAATCATTACAAGAGCTTATCGAATTTATGTTAACTCATGGAGTCCATTATGATTATCAAGTCGCGTGGCTTGACTTATTAAACCCAAAGCCATGCGCCATCCTTTCTATAGCGAATCACTGTGAGCCTTTAAATATTAAAGAATATAAACCGTATACCATACCCAAAATTCCTTTTTCTTTAATTAAACCTTGGAACATGAAATTATTTAATCGCTATTTTTTTAAAAGTAAAAAGGAAGAAGAAAAACTCACACTCGAACAATTTAATAATCCACTCGATAAGATAAAACACTGGAATAGGCTTTATGGTCCTAAAGGATTGGTTCAATTTCAAGCAGTCTTTGATACAGCTAATGCGATAACCATTTTAGATCATTTAATCCAGATCATGCGAACATCCAACGCAACACCTACACTTGCCGTATTAAAACTATTTAGTCGCTCAGGAGACGGTTTACTGTCTTTCTGCAAACCAGGTTTTACCCTAGCAGTAGATTTCATTCATAATTCAGCCGCCAAGCAAGCAATTTCTTCAATGAATCAATTAATCATCGAGCTAAATGGTCGAGTTTATTTAGCCAAAGACTCACTTTTAAATGAAGAGCAATATAAAAAAATGTATGAAAACCATGCCCAGTTTTCTGAAATATTAAAACACCATGCATGCACTATGCATTCTGATCTTGCAACACGATTAGGGATAACAAAATGA
- the tnpB gene encoding IS66 family insertion sequence element accessory protein TnpB (TnpB, as the term is used for proteins encoded by IS66 family insertion elements, is considered an accessory protein, since TnpC, encoded by a neighboring gene, is a DDE family transposase.), with protein MLQITPQHRLLLAVEPVDFRKGIDGLKALCRQKLLDDPFSGTVFVFTNRMRTSVKLLVYDASGFWLCQKRFSRGKLAWWPSGLGPSVQLRSSELLILLAQGHPIKASLPDDWRSMAYAASDDSNEANVFS; from the coding sequence ATGCTGCAGATTACCCCACAACATCGGTTGTTACTTGCTGTTGAACCCGTTGATTTTAGAAAAGGCATCGATGGCTTAAAAGCCTTATGCCGACAAAAGCTACTTGATGACCCATTCAGCGGTACCGTATTTGTTTTTACCAATCGCATGCGTACCTCAGTGAAACTATTAGTGTATGATGCGAGTGGTTTTTGGCTATGCCAGAAACGGTTCAGTCGAGGCAAGCTGGCTTGGTGGCCTAGTGGATTGGGTCCCTCTGTTCAATTACGCTCCAGTGAGTTATTGATACTGCTTGCCCAAGGCCATCCCATAAAAGCAAGCCTTCCAGACGATTGGCGTTCTATGGCTTATGCGGCCAGTGATGATTCTAATGAAGCCAACGTGTTTTCGTAA
- a CDS encoding IS66 family transposase gives MTPAKELPIVIEKSQEEVDQIVALVHSSNLPECTKPFVIGCINLASWIPRALIEHKITVSNLKRLIFDKTTKHHDKSLKVEQNNTAAEEPAPSQSNDESNEPKEPTGHGRLPHTAYINAQEHTIALESLSAGQLCPHHCGGRLYSINPGILINIKGQNLASVNKYWIEKLRCALCNEIFSANIPAHVHQEKYHPSFKAMLALQKYYMAMPFHRQEYFQSLIGFPIPSSTQWQLMEELAGCALLVFPALEELAANGSLIHNDDTVLRIVDTIRHNRLNPDKKRTGMYTTGILAQNGAHKIALFYNSQRHSGENMERLLNKRHKNNGKVIQMCDALSHNIPVTHDTIVCNCLSHGFRKFEELQTFYPEHCLPIMKWLSIPFKMDEESKQLGHDEQQRLVYHQKYSKTAMLEARAYMEKLLSSKQVEPNDSLGKAIKYMLKHWERLTRFLQIPGAPIHNNDLERGLKIPIRGRNTWFFYKTEYGAMVGGVLTSIIYTCELSGINPFEYLVALQVYKDQIVKEPQAWLPWNYENTLASLESSLAA, from the coding sequence ATGACACCAGCAAAAGAATTACCTATTGTCATTGAGAAATCACAGGAAGAAGTTGATCAGATCGTTGCATTAGTGCACTCATCAAACCTACCTGAGTGCACAAAACCGTTTGTCATTGGGTGTATTAACCTGGCTTCTTGGATCCCGAGGGCACTGATCGAGCATAAAATCACTGTATCCAATTTAAAGCGGCTTATCTTTGACAAGACTACTAAACATCACGACAAATCTTTAAAGGTAGAACAAAATAACACTGCCGCAGAAGAACCTGCGCCCAGCCAATCAAATGATGAGAGCAATGAGCCCAAAGAACCCACAGGACATGGACGCCTTCCACATACTGCCTACATCAATGCACAGGAACACACCATTGCCTTAGAGTCCCTAAGTGCTGGACAACTATGCCCACATCACTGTGGTGGCAGGCTTTATTCCATCAATCCTGGCATCCTCATTAATATAAAAGGACAAAATCTAGCATCCGTTAATAAATATTGGATTGAGAAGCTGCGATGTGCTTTATGCAATGAGATATTTTCAGCTAATATTCCGGCTCATGTCCACCAGGAAAAATATCATCCAAGTTTTAAAGCCATGTTAGCCTTACAAAAATACTACATGGCCATGCCTTTTCATCGACAAGAATATTTTCAATCGCTCATTGGCTTTCCCATTCCCTCCTCTACCCAATGGCAACTCATGGAAGAATTAGCTGGATGTGCATTGTTAGTATTCCCTGCTTTAGAGGAACTCGCAGCGAATGGCTCTTTAATTCACAATGACGATACGGTGCTTCGAATTGTAGATACGATTCGGCACAACAGACTAAACCCTGATAAAAAACGAACTGGCATGTACACCACAGGAATATTGGCACAAAACGGCGCCCATAAAATAGCACTCTTTTATAACAGCCAACGTCACTCTGGCGAAAACATGGAGCGCCTTCTTAATAAGCGCCATAAGAATAATGGCAAGGTCATCCAAATGTGTGATGCACTAAGTCATAATATCCCAGTGACCCATGACACCATTGTATGTAACTGCTTGTCTCATGGCTTTCGTAAGTTTGAAGAGTTACAAACATTTTACCCGGAACACTGTTTGCCTATCATGAAATGGCTTTCTATTCCATTTAAGATGGATGAGGAATCAAAACAACTTGGACATGATGAACAACAGCGTCTAGTCTACCACCAGAAGTACAGCAAAACTGCAATGCTTGAAGCCCGAGCGTACATGGAGAAACTGCTGTCATCCAAACAAGTCGAGCCTAATGATTCCTTAGGCAAAGCCATAAAATATATGCTGAAGCATTGGGAGAGACTCACCCGTTTTCTACAAATTCCTGGTGCGCCCATCCACAACAATGACTTGGAGCGAGGGTTAAAAATCCCTATCCGAGGACGTAACACCTGGTTCTTTTATAAAACCGAATACGGCGCTATGGTAGGTGGCGTACTCACCAGCATTATTTATACCTGTGAGTTATCCGGCATTAATCCCTTTGAATACCTGGTTGCACTGCAGGTTTACAAAGACCAAATTGTTAAAGAACCTCAAGCCTGGCTTCCCTGGAATTACGAAAACACGTTGGCTTCATTAGAATCATCACTGGCCGCATAA
- a CDS encoding RNA polymerase sigma factor FliA — protein MDALAAYSKVNQQIQETLVKNHALLVKRIAHHLLGRLPQGIQLDDLIQAGMLGLLEAARHYDSSKGASFETYAGIRIRGYMLDEVRRNDWVPRSVHRNSRLISEAVKYVEHRLGREAKDSEIATELGVSLTEYHEMLQDSVSSHLYGFDDLGVTDDALQMDNECASTEPHVNVFHNDLMRRLSEVIRGLPHKERMVLSLYYEHDLNLKEIGEVIGVSESRVSQILSQATHRIKSRLPE, from the coding sequence GTGGATGCTTTGGCTGCTTATAGCAAAGTCAACCAGCAAATCCAAGAAACGCTGGTAAAAAATCATGCCTTGTTGGTTAAGCGCATTGCTCACCATTTATTAGGGCGTTTGCCTCAAGGGATACAACTCGATGATTTAATCCAAGCTGGGATGCTCGGCTTATTGGAGGCAGCAAGGCATTACGATTCCTCAAAGGGTGCTTCATTTGAAACTTATGCAGGAATTCGTATAAGAGGCTATATGCTTGATGAGGTAAGACGTAATGATTGGGTGCCACGTTCAGTACATCGAAATTCACGGCTGATTTCTGAAGCAGTTAAATATGTGGAGCATAGGTTGGGAAGAGAGGCTAAGGATTCAGAGATTGCTACTGAGCTTGGTGTATCGCTTACAGAATATCATGAAATGCTGCAAGATTCCGTCAGTAGTCATTTATATGGTTTTGATGATTTAGGCGTTACTGATGATGCACTGCAAATGGATAATGAATGTGCTTCTACTGAGCCTCATGTCAATGTGTTTCATAATGATTTAATGAGGCGTTTATCAGAAGTGATACGCGGATTACCCCATAAAGAGAGAATGGTTTTATCTTTATATTATGAACATGATTTAAACTTAAAAGAAATTGGCGAGGTCATAGGGGTTAGTGAATCTCGTGTTTCACAAATTCTTAGCCAAGCAACACACCGCATTAAATCACGTTTACCGGAATAA
- a CDS encoding methyltransferase family protein, with protein sequence MDLLYKQLIRSSVLGTIILLSLLFIPAGTLRYWQGWVYVIVFIIASAAYSMYLAKHDPALLKRRTEAGISYEKEPAQKIIIFFLFATCIALIILSSLDVRRGWSLVPWYISIIGDMLVVFSFYMFYLVSKVNTYAAANIRVEEGQKVITVGPYRFIRHPMYLGAIFLFIGTSLALGSWWTLLLIPVLLSILVARILNEEKILVRDLPGYAKYQKKVRTRLIPFIW encoded by the coding sequence ATGGACTTGCTCTATAAACAGCTCATTAGATCTTCAGTGTTGGGGACGATTATTTTATTGTCTCTCCTTTTTATTCCTGCAGGCACCCTAAGATACTGGCAAGGTTGGGTTTATGTGATAGTGTTTATTATTGCATCTGCAGCATACAGCATGTACTTGGCAAAACATGATCCAGCTCTTCTTAAGCGTCGTACTGAAGCGGGCATATCGTATGAAAAGGAACCAGCTCAGAAAATCATTATCTTTTTTCTCTTTGCCACCTGTATTGCTCTTATTATTCTGTCTTCGCTTGATGTGCGCCGCGGTTGGTCGTTAGTACCATGGTACATCTCGATCATAGGCGATATGCTCGTTGTTTTCTCATTCTATATGTTTTATCTCGTCTCGAAAGTGAATACTTATGCTGCCGCCAATATTCGCGTTGAGGAAGGACAAAAAGTGATTACCGTCGGCCCCTACAGATTTATTCGTCACCCGATGTATTTGGGTGCCATATTTCTATTTATAGGCACCTCGCTTGCGCTCGGATCGTGGTGGACACTGCTTTTGATCCCCGTTTTACTCTCAATTCTAGTTGCCCGTATCTTGAATGAGGAGAAAATACTTGTGCGGGATTTACCCGGGTATGCAAAATATCAAAAAAAAGTTCGGACTCGGCTTATACCATTCATTTGGTAA
- the prfB gene encoding peptide chain release factor 2 (programmed frameshift) → MLEVNQISLNLVDLDKRVVALRGYLDFDTKRERLEEVVRELESSTIWNNPEVAQALGREQTQLEALVSSLTQLGQSITDLNELFEMAREESDEQAINEISEELQIIEKKVADLEFRRMFSGKMDDSNAYLDIQSGSGGTEAQDWAEMLLRMYLRWGEQHGFTTELIECSPGDVAGIKSATIYFQGEYAFGWLRTETGVHRLVRKSPFDSGNRRHTSFAAVFVSPEIDDDIDIEINPADLRIDTYRASGAGGQHVNRTDSAVRITHAPSGIVVQCQTDRSQHRNKDQAMKQLRAKLYELEMQKKNAEQQMLEASKSDIGWGSQIRSYVLDQSRIKDLRTGVETSNTQAVLDGALDQFIEASLKAGVGQYD, encoded by the exons ATGTTAGAAGTAAACCAAATTAGTCTTAATCTGGTGGATCTAGATAAGCGAGTAGTAGCGCTTAGGGGGTATCTT GACTTTGATACTAAACGTGAGCGTTTGGAAGAAGTCGTTCGTGAGTTAGAATCATCTACGATTTGGAATAATCCCGAAGTGGCTCAAGCATTAGGGCGTGAGCAAACTCAGCTCGAAGCTCTTGTTTCTAGCCTCACTCAACTAGGCCAATCCATTACTGATTTAAACGAGTTGTTTGAAATGGCGCGTGAAGAAAGTGATGAGCAAGCGATCAATGAAATTAGTGAAGAGTTACAGATTATAGAAAAAAAAGTGGCTGATTTAGAGTTTCGGCGTATGTTTTCAGGGAAAATGGATGACTCCAATGCTTATTTAGACATTCAATCAGGATCTGGGGGTACTGAGGCACAAGATTGGGCTGAAATGTTATTGCGTATGTATTTGCGTTGGGGTGAGCAACATGGATTTACTACGGAACTAATAGAATGTTCGCCTGGAGATGTTGCTGGCATTAAAAGTGCTACTATTTATTTTCAGGGTGAGTATGCGTTTGGGTGGTTGCGTACTGAAACAGGGGTGCATCGTTTAGTACGAAAATCGCCTTTTGATTCAGGAAATAGACGTCATACTTCTTTTGCTGCGGTTTTTGTTTCACCTGAAATAGATGATGATATTGATATAGAAATTAATCCAGCTGATTTACGTATTGATACATATCGGGCTTCTGGGGCAGGGGGGCAGCATGTTAACCGAACTGATTCTGCAGTAAGAATAACGCATGCACCAAGTGGCATTGTGGTTCAATGTCAGACTGATCGAAGCCAGCATCGCAATAAAGATCAGGCCATGAAGCAATTGCGTGCCAAGTTGTATGAATTGGAAATGCAAAAGAAAAATGCAGAGCAGCAAATGTTGGAAGCTAGTAAATCTGATATAGGGTGGGGATCTCAGATTCGATCTTATGTTTTGGATCAGTCTCGTATTAAAGATCTGCGTACCGGAGTTGAAACAAGTAATACCCAGGCTGTTTTGGATGGTGCATTAGATCAATTTATTGAAGCCAGTTTAAAGGCAGGAGTAGGGCAGTATGACTGA
- a CDS encoding SDR family NAD(P)-dependent oxidoreductase — protein sequence MRQRTWLILGASSIIAEKFAHIVAQSGHQLLLVGRQANQLDIIAKDISLRYQVNCEVILVDLANQTDKLLTILQHDTRELNVFIAHSDFTDNLHLNAETITQLIKINILTTTLLIHSYFNRPQKEYHLLFLSSVAACRGRAKNSLYGASKANIEIYLQGLQQAAPKNQHITIVRLGFIDTKQTYGVPGVFYAAPPYSCAKACLKALNHQKRMIYYPFFWQAIMAIITRLPFFLYKKIGSM from the coding sequence ATGAGACAACGAACGTGGCTTATTCTAGGTGCTTCCTCTATTATTGCGGAAAAATTTGCTCATATTGTAGCTCAATCAGGGCATCAATTATTACTCGTGGGACGCCAAGCGAATCAGCTCGATATCATTGCAAAGGATATTAGCCTTCGATATCAAGTTAACTGTGAGGTAATCCTTGTCGATCTAGCAAACCAAACTGATAAATTACTTACTATTCTGCAACATGATACGCGTGAACTCAATGTATTTATTGCTCATAGTGATTTCACAGACAACTTACATTTGAATGCAGAAACAATTACTCAACTTATAAAAATAAATATTCTAACTACTACTTTGCTTATCCATTCTTACTTCAATCGCCCCCAAAAAGAATATCATTTATTATTTTTAAGCTCTGTGGCTGCATGTCGTGGTCGTGCCAAAAACAGTCTGTACGGGGCAAGTAAAGCAAACATTGAAATTTACCTACAGGGCTTACAACAGGCCGCACCCAAGAATCAACACATTACTATAGTTCGTCTTGGCTTTATTGATACAAAACAAACCTATGGCGTACCTGGGGTTTTTTATGCTGCCCCTCCCTATTCTTGTGCAAAAGCATGCTTAAAAGCGCTCAATCACCAAAAAAGAATGATCTATTATCCCTTCTTCTGGCAAGCAATTATGGCAATCATTACTCGCTTACCTTTTTTTCTCTATAAGAAAATAGGCAGCATGTAA
- the lysS gene encoding lysine--tRNA ligase: MTEEQVEHLDESEVYHIRKQKLAELRTQGFNFPNQFRRENLAQELINEYDSFDKETLAEKRIKVTVAGRIVLRRIMGKASFFHIQDFSGRIQVYIRANDLPEHYEQFKHWDLGDIVGVNGELFKTNTGELTVNAEGIELLTKSLRPLPDKFHGLADQEMRYRKRYVDLIANDESRLTFLIRSRLIQALRQFMDKNFFLEVETPMMHPIPGGALARPFVTHHHTLDMTMYLRIAPELYLKRLVVGGFERVYEINRNFRNEGISTRHNPEFTMVEFYQAYADYKDLMNFTEEMVRYLCDSVLERRQVEYQGQVLDFDKPFARMTVKEAILHYHPEINVKQLESVVACRALLEAKKLPFKETDGIGKLQIILFEETVEHQLFQPTFITGYPTEISPLARRSDQDPELTDRFEFFIAGREIANGFSELNDAEDQAERFRKQVAEKDAGDMEAMHFDSDYIEALEYGLPPTAGEGIGIDRLVMLFTNSQSIRDVILFPHLRQ; this comes from the coding sequence ATGACTGAAGAACAAGTAGAACATTTAGATGAAAGTGAAGTTTATCACATTCGTAAGCAAAAATTAGCGGAATTAAGAACACAAGGTTTTAATTTTCCAAATCAATTTCGTCGTGAAAATTTAGCTCAAGAGCTTATTAACGAGTATGACTCATTCGACAAAGAAACTTTAGCAGAGAAACGTATTAAAGTTACTGTAGCAGGTCGTATCGTATTAAGACGTATTATGGGTAAGGCCAGCTTCTTTCATATTCAAGATTTTTCTGGACGCATCCAAGTATATATTCGTGCTAATGATCTTCCAGAACACTATGAACAGTTTAAACATTGGGATTTGGGAGATATCGTTGGTGTCAACGGCGAATTGTTTAAAACAAATACCGGTGAGCTTACTGTAAATGCAGAGGGGATTGAACTATTAACTAAGTCATTGCGACCTTTACCGGATAAGTTTCATGGCTTAGCTGATCAAGAAATGAGATATCGCAAACGTTATGTGGATTTAATTGCTAATGATGAAAGTCGCTTAACTTTCTTAATAAGATCACGATTAATTCAAGCCCTTAGACAATTTATGGACAAGAATTTTTTCTTGGAAGTTGAAACTCCAATGATGCATCCTATTCCTGGCGGCGCTTTAGCGCGTCCTTTTGTCACTCATCATCATACCTTAGATATGACCATGTACTTGCGTATTGCTCCTGAGCTTTATTTAAAGCGCCTGGTGGTAGGTGGTTTTGAGCGTGTTTATGAAATAAATCGTAATTTCCGTAATGAAGGTATTTCAACACGCCATAATCCTGAGTTCACAATGGTTGAGTTTTATCAAGCTTATGCAGACTATAAGGATTTGATGAATTTTACCGAAGAAATGGTACGTTATCTTTGTGATTCTGTATTAGAAAGACGTCAAGTAGAATATCAAGGTCAAGTTCTCGATTTTGATAAGCCATTTGCACGAATGACTGTAAAAGAGGCCATTTTACATTACCATCCCGAAATTAACGTGAAGCAGTTAGAAAGTGTAGTTGCTTGTCGGGCTTTATTGGAAGCAAAAAAATTACCCTTTAAGGAAACTGATGGGATAGGGAAATTGCAAATTATTTTGTTTGAAGAAACCGTTGAACACCAGTTATTTCAGCCTACGTTTATAACAGGTTATCCTACAGAAATATCACCATTGGCGCGCCGCAGTGATCAGGATCCGGAATTGACCGATCGTTTCGAATTTTTTATTGCGGGTCGTGAAATTGCTAATGGTTTTTCTGAGTTAAATGATGCAGAGGATCAGGCCGAACGTTTTCGTAAGCAAGTTGCAGAAAAGGATGCGGGAGATATGGAGGCGATGCATTTTGATAGTGATTATATCGAGGCCTTAGAATATGGATTGCCTCCTACTGCAGGAGAGGGGATAGGCATTGATCGATTAGTGATGTTATTTACCAATTCACAATCAATTAGGGATGTAATTCTGTTTCCTCATTTGCGACAATGA
- a CDS encoding nucleoside deaminase: protein MTNFIKRTIELATENVKQGGRPFACIITQNNVIVAEGTNQVAQTKDPTAHAEIVAIREATAKLKTEHLTDCEFFILAHPCPMCLAAMYYCSPLKVTFITTRDEYKKYYEDHRKYSEFSAIVRD, encoded by the coding sequence ATGACTAATTTCATCAAACGGACAATTGAATTAGCAACAGAGAATGTAAAACAAGGAGGTCGTCCCTTCGCCTGCATTATTACCCAAAATAATGTAATTGTTGCCGAAGGCACCAATCAGGTTGCACAAACCAAGGATCCAACTGCGCATGCGGAAATTGTAGCCATACGTGAAGCAACTGCTAAGTTAAAGACAGAACATTTAACAGATTGTGAGTTTTTTATTTTAGCTCATCCTTGTCCAATGTGTTTAGCAGCAATGTATTATTGTAGCCCATTGAAAGTAACCTTTATTACTACAAGAGATGAATACAAAAAATATTACGAGGATCATCGCAAATATTCTGAGTTTTCGGCAATCGTGCGTGACTAA
- a CDS encoding MinD/ParA family protein, which produces MSKEKQNIGDEASGLRNLSHTKPIQVIAVSAGKGGVGKSNVAVNLAVGLAQLNKKVMLLDADLGLANIDIMLGLHVKYNLSHVIQGACHLSDVILPGPYGLSVIPAASGTEFMTQLSSPELAGIIDAFNELTDDLDYMIIDTAAGISETVLSFIRSSQELIVIVCDEPTSLTDAYALIKVMNKRYEWTRFHILANMVENEKEGRELFNKLFKVSEQFLEVQLDYLGGVPFDEHVHRAVKIQRPVLIAYPESISALSLKRLAEEISEWSPSSLLGGNTSFFLERLVAGEL; this is translated from the coding sequence ATGTCTAAAGAGAAGCAAAACATCGGTGATGAAGCTTCTGGCCTGAGAAATTTATCACATACAAAACCTATTCAGGTCATAGCAGTTTCTGCCGGTAAAGGGGGAGTAGGTAAGAGCAATGTAGCTGTTAATTTAGCTGTTGGATTAGCTCAACTAAATAAAAAAGTAATGTTGCTTGATGCTGATCTAGGATTGGCAAATATTGATATTATGCTGGGATTGCATGTTAAATATAATTTATCGCATGTGATTCAAGGAGCTTGTCATTTAAGTGATGTGATCTTACCTGGACCTTATGGTCTTAGTGTTATTCCTGCAGCTTCAGGCACAGAGTTTATGACCCAACTTTCTTCTCCAGAACTAGCAGGGATTATTGATGCATTTAATGAACTGACTGATGACTTAGATTATATGATTATCGATACTGCTGCAGGAATTTCTGAGACAGTATTAAGTTTTATTCGCTCTTCACAAGAATTAATTGTAATTGTTTGTGATGAGCCCACCTCTTTAACCGATGCATATGCTTTAATTAAAGTGATGAATAAACGTTATGAATGGACTCGTTTTCATATTCTGGCTAATATGGTGGAAAATGAGAAAGAAGGACGAGAATTATTTAATAAATTGTTTAAAGTCTCTGAGCAATTTCTGGAGGTTCAGCTAGACTATTTAGGGGGGGTTCCATTTGATGAGCATGTACATAGGGCGGTAAAAATACAAAGACCGGTATTAATTGCTTATCCTGAATCTATTTCTGCATTATCATTAAAAAGGTTAGCGGAAGAGATATCTGAATGGTCACCTAGTTCTTTATTAGGTGGTAATACCAGTTTCTTTTTAGAGCGTTTAGTCGCGGGTGAACTTTAA
- a CDS encoding metallophosphoesterase — MMNVKKLTIVCTITLLYLTSFSSIAANTSTEMDVFLISDPHVDITKHHSTPINPQPNISEELDPLSFKFLIAKIGEQIDLHQEANPAVLLLGDLPAHNAYKRKTTRDNINLVFEQLFEKINPSPYFYVFGNNDSLQRNYGPFTYKGQSAFDLLQKVTGNNDGFLSTGLKCPFYDKPCISNENKNYGYYSAYLKDHLKLISLNSVVFVSRPNFSPSREGAKEELQWLENEIKTSKANHENVLLAMHVPPQNWESIYKESFIKIIKTYPEIILGLVAAHTHFDEIHAIKIENKDYVIPIIYSASIGSDHGNASSFKIINLSRQNDTSSWQLKNYVTYNFIGSTTEKSQLNQYYDFNHAFCLNSSPETISNCLKKHISNNKFDNATSTLMSNHYTAGNPNNNQKINPSSKWLMIIK; from the coding sequence ATGATGAATGTCAAAAAACTAACAATTGTTTGCACCATAACATTACTTTATCTGACTAGTTTTTCTTCTATAGCCGCAAATACTAGCACTGAGATGGATGTATTTTTAATTTCAGATCCTCATGTGGATATTACAAAACATCACTCAACGCCTATAAATCCACAACCTAATATTTCTGAAGAATTAGATCCACTAAGTTTCAAATTTTTAATAGCAAAAATTGGTGAGCAAATCGACTTGCATCAAGAAGCAAATCCTGCTGTTTTATTGCTCGGGGATTTACCTGCTCATAATGCATACAAACGTAAGACAACTCGAGATAATATTAATTTAGTTTTTGAGCAACTGTTTGAAAAAATAAATCCCTCCCCCTATTTTTATGTTTTTGGTAATAACGATTCTTTACAAAGAAATTATGGCCCTTTTACCTATAAAGGCCAATCTGCTTTCGATTTATTACAAAAGGTAACAGGTAATAATGATGGATTTCTCTCTACAGGCTTAAAATGCCCATTTTATGACAAGCCTTGCATCAGCAATGAAAACAAAAACTACGGTTATTATTCTGCTTATTTAAAGGATCATCTCAAGCTTATTTCATTAAATAGCGTTGTATTTGTATCAAGACCAAACTTCTCCCCTTCTCGAGAGGGAGCCAAAGAAGAACTTCAATGGTTGGAAAATGAAATTAAAACAAGCAAGGCAAATCATGAGAATGTTTTATTAGCCATGCATGTTCCACCTCAAAATTGGGAGTCAATCTATAAAGAATCATTCATAAAAATAATAAAAACTTATCCCGAAATCATACTCGGGCTGGTTGCAGCACATACTCATTTTGATGAAATTCACGCGATTAAAATTGAAAATAAAGATTATGTGATCCCAATCATTTATTCAGCCTCCATTGGTTCCGATCATGGCAACGCCTCCTCCTTTAAAATTATAAATTTATCAAGACAAAATGACACTTCTTCATGGCAATTGAAAAACTACGTCACTTATAATTTTATTGGTTCTACCACCGAAAAAAGTCAGCTCAATCAATATTATGACTTCAATCACGCATTTTGTTTGAACTCTTCTCCTGAAACTATCAGTAATTGTCTCAAAAAGCATATCAGTAACAATAAATTTGATAATGCCACAAGCACCTTGATGAGCAACCATTATACAGCAGGTAACCCTAATAATAACCAAAAAATTAACCCCTCTTCAAAATGGCTCATGATAATAAAGTAA